A stretch of DNA from Candidatus Abawacabacteria bacterium:
AATACTTTGTTGCACAATTTGCTTAAGTTCACGACCAGATAATCGTCCTCTTTCTAGCCAAGAATCCCAAGCCTCTTGTTTGGCAATGACATAGAGTTTAGCCTTATCAAAAGTATTATCAGGAACAAAAGCCATTACCCTTTGCCAGGTAACATTAAAAAGACCGAGATCAAAATTACCATCTTTAATTCTCTTTTTCAGCAACATGCTTTTGGCAGGGAGAACCAGATCTTTTACTAAGCCCAAGTATTTAAAACAGGTCAAAACATAAAAACTAATATCTATTTCCCACCAAAAGAAACCTTGTCTAACACTAGCCGGATAATAATGATGATTGTTGTGCCACCCCTCACCACAGGTAATTAATGCTAATAGCAATGAATTGCGACTACTATCATTGGTCACATAGCGGCGTTTACCCCAAATGTGATTAAATGAATTAATGGTAAAAGTACCATGATAGAGCAATGCAGTAGATAAAAAGAATCCCCAGAAAAGCATGCTCATGCCACCAAGCCAATAACAAAACCCAGCCAACAGAAAGGGTGGTAATAAATAAAATTGATTGAGAAATCTCAATTCAGGGAAAACAGTAAAATCTTTAATAAGATCAAATCTAGTTCGATCGTACTTCTCCGACATAATCCAACCAATGTGACTCCACCAAAAGCCATGGATTGGTGAATGAATATCACTCTCAGTATCAGAATAATGATGATGGTGCCGATGATAAGACGCCCACCATAAAACACCTTTTTGAGCAGCCATAGTGCCACCAAAAGCCATCACAAATTGCATAATACGACCCATTTTGTAGGTACGATGAGCAAAGTAACGATGAAATCCAGCAGTAATGAAAAACATCCGTAAATAGTAAAGACCGATACACATCAGCACATCTATCAATCGCACAGGGACAAAAAACACACCCAGGGGCATTAAATGCATGAGCATAAATGGCCAAGTCTTGAACCAAACAATACGATTTTCGCCAGAGGACATAATTTTGTTTACCTACACACACTACTTAATCCCCTTAAGTCAGACAACTAAATTTCCAGAATCTTGGCATTAACTAATGTCTTGAGATCGTAAGGACTGAGTAAAAGTTCTTTTCCTTTTTCTCCAGCGCTAATAGCGATCTGATTCCATTGTAAAAGATTAGCGTCGATAAATATTGGCATCTCACTCTTAAGCAGAAAGGGACAAATTGTTCCCACTTTGTAACCAG
This window harbors:
- a CDS encoding acyl-CoA desaturase; translation: MSSGENRIVWFKTWPFMLMHLMPLGVFFVPVRLIDVLMCIGLYYLRMFFITAGFHRYFAHRTYKMGRIMQFVMAFGGTMAAQKGVLWWASYHRHHHHYSDTESDIHSPIHGFWWSHIGWIMSEKYDRTRFDLIKDFTVFPELRFLNQFYLLPPFLLAGFCYWLGGMSMLFWGFFLSTALLYHGTFTINSFNHIWGKRRYVTNDSSRNSLLLALITCGEGWHNNHHYYPASVRQGFFWWEIDISFYVLTCFKYLGLVKDLVLPAKSMLLKKRIKDGNFDLGLFNVTWQRVMAFVPDNTFDKAKLYVIAKQEAWDSWLERGRLSGRELKQIVQQSILRMKNAI